The following proteins are co-located in the Nonlabens ponticola genome:
- a CDS encoding single-stranded DNA-binding protein: MSSLNNKVQLIGNLGANPEIINLNDGKKIAKFSIATTDRYKNKQGEQVSDTQWHNVVAWNKTADIIEKYVEKGNKIGIEGKLTTRTWEDKEGNKRYTTEVICSELLMLGGKA, translated from the coding sequence ATGAGCAGTTTAAACAACAAAGTACAATTGATCGGTAACCTAGGCGCTAACCCAGAAATCATCAACCTAAATGATGGTAAAAAGATTGCCAAGTTCTCCATCGCCACAACCGATAGATATAAAAACAAACAAGGCGAGCAGGTAAGCGATACCCAATGGCACAATGTCGTTGCCTGGAACAAGACCGCGGACATTATCGAGAAGTATGTCGAGAAAGGAAACAAAATAGGGATCGAGGGAAAACTCACCACTAGAACATGGGAAGATAAAGAAGGAAACAAGCGTTACACGACCGAGGTTATCTGCAGCGAGCTCCTTATGCTAGGTGGCAAGGCATAA
- a CDS encoding DUF5677 domain-containing protein codes for MTDKKENKSEKINFLGLIAKRYIEDISDIIQEVILNDLASLNKDGYKHSVRALPIFAVRTLHISNGIISLILEDNIYSAKILLRSLVEHAFKINFLTAKSLGDNNGQIFEDYYIFCDLAEKLQYQKSLDYKSTVLTEDDIDQESWEKLLKNKPEIEKYSKTQIFKKANEFTFRNIFKFNIENKSVDYKNEKNELMKKSFESFLMLGAIYSDLSSFIHGGPFAESYAFPSNDKEDDNFEILDVIENVMITHFYANISILNFWNNLNNKYDDKMLKVHELILDYYKNV; via the coding sequence ATGACAGATAAGAAAGAAAATAAATCGGAAAAAATTAACTTCCTTGGGCTAATAGCCAAACGTTATATCGAGGACATTTCAGATATAATTCAGGAAGTAATATTAAACGATTTAGCCTCTTTGAATAAAGATGGATATAAACATTCTGTAAGAGCACTTCCGATTTTTGCAGTTAGAACTCTTCACATCTCAAACGGAATAATCAGTCTTATTTTAGAGGACAATATTTATAGCGCAAAAATTTTACTTCGTTCATTAGTAGAACACGCTTTCAAAATCAATTTTCTAACAGCAAAGTCCTTAGGAGATAATAACGGACAAATATTTGAGGATTACTATATTTTTTGCGATTTAGCTGAAAAACTTCAATATCAAAAAAGTTTAGACTATAAATCAACCGTTCTGACTGAAGATGATATTGACCAAGAATCTTGGGAAAAATTATTGAAAAATAAACCTGAAATAGAAAAATATAGCAAAACTCAAATTTTCAAAAAAGCTAACGAATTTACTTTCAGAAACATCTTCAAATTCAATATTGAAAACAAATCTGTTGATTATAAAAATGAAAAAAATGAATTAATGAAAAAGAGTTTTGAATCTTTTCTTATGCTCGGAGCAATATATTCTGACCTTTCTTCTTTTATTCACGGAGGACCTTTTGCTGAGTCTTATGCTTTTCCATCTAATGATAAAGAAGATGACAATTTCGAAATTCTAGACGTTATCGAAAACGTTATGATTACGCATTTTTATGCCAATATAAGTATATTGAACTTTTGGAATAATCTGAACAACAAGTACGATGATAAAATGTTGAAAGTTCACGAATTAATACTGGATTATTATAAAAATGTATAA
- a CDS encoding acyloxyacyl hydrolase: MKKQLFALLFCTAFLMSAQSPDEDYPFLSRTYVQFNLGALFNDFDGDVLEPGFTAGGTSANPFSGRILFGYKITEDLAIQYGVIRPAAWFEFNDVQGTDLSKTVWTNAWSLTARKDFKLSSNWSLFAEAGPVNVTRVGFELGENTVVRDKQYLSILTASGVSYKLNDQWSLMAHAVYIPKDTDNQPAIQQYNLGVQYNLSDLAPADETGVENGGNFFPVNTLQIGYGNDFIGYAPNKILSMNARVAGTRGLGIPIFWYGDAKASNTILVNYTRDVYRSRKFFSLGFGVSATAFESSLDKEWIGAFSIYPQVRFFFWRAAGFDAYATYSVIGPTFITKEDIDGLDTGPRITYQDFVAAGAYLGKDRKWNAELKIIHYSNGNNFTGNAGVAVPIVFQIGRRF; the protein is encoded by the coding sequence TTGAAAAAACAGCTGTTTGCTTTATTGTTTTGTACCGCATTCTTGATGAGTGCGCAGTCGCCAGATGAAGACTATCCGTTCTTGTCTCGCACTTATGTGCAATTTAATCTGGGCGCGTTATTCAACGACTTTGACGGCGATGTTCTAGAGCCAGGATTTACCGCTGGTGGAACGAGTGCCAATCCGTTTTCTGGAAGGATATTATTTGGATACAAAATTACCGAGGACTTGGCCATTCAATATGGTGTGATACGACCTGCGGCGTGGTTTGAATTTAATGACGTGCAAGGTACCGACTTGAGCAAAACGGTGTGGACAAACGCGTGGTCGCTCACGGCTCGCAAAGACTTTAAATTATCATCCAACTGGTCACTTTTTGCCGAAGCTGGACCGGTGAATGTCACGCGAGTGGGTTTTGAACTAGGTGAAAACACAGTTGTTAGGGACAAACAATATTTGAGTATACTGACTGCGTCTGGCGTGTCCTACAAACTAAATGACCAATGGAGCTTGATGGCTCATGCGGTGTACATTCCTAAGGATACGGATAATCAACCGGCAATACAGCAGTATAACCTGGGTGTTCAATATAACCTGAGTGATCTAGCGCCAGCCGATGAGACTGGTGTTGAAAACGGCGGTAACTTTTTTCCTGTTAACACGTTGCAAATAGGTTATGGCAATGATTTTATAGGTTATGCGCCTAACAAGATCCTATCGATGAATGCGCGTGTGGCTGGTACTCGTGGATTGGGAATTCCCATATTCTGGTACGGTGATGCCAAGGCAAGTAATACGATACTGGTGAATTATACGCGCGACGTCTATAGATCGCGTAAGTTTTTTAGTTTAGGTTTTGGAGTTAGCGCCACGGCATTTGAGAGCAGTCTTGATAAGGAATGGATAGGTGCTTTCTCCATCTATCCGCAGGTGCGATTTTTCTTTTGGCGAGCGGCTGGATTTGATGCCTATGCCACCTATAGTGTCATTGGACCTACTTTTATTACTAAAGAAGATATCGACGGCCTGGATACTGGGCCTAGAATCACCTACCAGGATTTTGTCGCTGCTGGTGCCTACCTGGGCAAGGATAGAAAATGGAATGCAGAGCTCAAGATCATTCACTACTCTAATGGCAACAACTTTACCGGCAACGCTGGTGTTGCGGTGCCGATTGTTTTTCAGATAGGTAGGAGGTTTTAG
- a CDS encoding 2-hydroxyacid dehydrogenase produces MSILLIRNDQNYQPWIDAIQQVDTDLKVVTPETIQNRSEVTMALTWKAPAGSFEDLANLKVIGSMGAGVDHLFDDSTLPQGLTYTRIVDNNLSGDMAEFVLGLCMRHIKNFGFYQEQQVTKNWKPISYRRNKNVTVGIMGMGVLGKAVANLLISAGFKVCGWSQSAKRIDGVNTYKSDELNNFLSQCNILVCLLPLTDKTRGIINADLLSKLKQDCYLINVARGGHVVDDDLLTALENNQLSGAALDVFHEEPLPSDHPFWNRDDILITPHVASVSSPASVADQVVENYRLLQQGKALHNRVSIDQQY; encoded by the coding sequence ATGTCCATACTACTTATAAGAAACGATCAAAACTACCAGCCGTGGATCGATGCCATCCAACAGGTCGATACTGATTTAAAGGTCGTGACTCCCGAAACGATTCAAAATCGCAGCGAGGTGACGATGGCTCTTACGTGGAAAGCGCCTGCTGGCAGCTTTGAGGATTTGGCTAATCTTAAAGTGATTGGTTCCATGGGCGCTGGCGTGGATCACTTGTTTGATGATTCTACACTACCGCAAGGCTTGACCTATACTAGGATTGTCGATAACAACCTAAGCGGTGACATGGCCGAATTTGTTCTAGGCTTGTGCATGCGGCACATCAAGAACTTTGGCTTTTATCAGGAGCAACAGGTTACCAAAAATTGGAAGCCTATCTCCTATCGCCGGAATAAAAACGTGACCGTAGGAATCATGGGAATGGGCGTTTTGGGCAAAGCGGTAGCTAATTTGTTGATCTCGGCAGGCTTCAAGGTTTGTGGATGGTCACAAAGTGCCAAAAGAATCGATGGTGTCAACACCTACAAATCAGACGAGCTGAATAATTTTTTATCGCAGTGCAATATATTGGTATGTCTACTGCCGCTCACTGATAAGACTAGAGGCATTATCAACGCTGATTTATTGAGCAAATTGAAACAGGATTGTTATCTCATCAATGTTGCCCGTGGTGGCCACGTGGTGGATGACGACCTATTGACTGCGCTTGAGAACAATCAATTGAGCGGTGCTGCGCTAGATGTTTTTCATGAGGAACCGTTGCCTAGCGATCATCCATTCTGGAATCGTGACGACATTTTAATCACACCACACGTGGCGAGTGTGTCGAGTCCAGCGTCTGTGGCAGATCAAGTTGTAGAGAATTACCGCTTATTACAACAAGGCAAAGCGCTCCATAATAGGGTCTCGATCGACCAGCAGTATTGA
- the rplT gene encoding 50S ribosomal protein L20, whose product MPRATNRVASRARRKKVMKQAKGYFGRRKNVWTVAKNAVEKAMSYSYRDRRNKKRTFRRLWITRINAGARLHGMSYSQFMGAVKKNDIELNRKVLADLAMNHPEAFEAVVNKVK is encoded by the coding sequence ATGCCTAGAGCAACAAACAGAGTAGCGAGCAGAGCTCGTAGAAAAAAGGTCATGAAACAGGCCAAAGGTTACTTCGGACGCCGTAAAAACGTATGGACAGTAGCTAAAAACGCAGTAGAGAAAGCAATGTCTTACTCATACCGCGATCGAAGAAACAAGAAAAGAACATTCCGCAGATTGTGGATCACGCGTATTAACGCTGGTGCAAGACTTCACGGAATGAGCTACTCACAGTTTATGGGAGCAGTCAAAAAGAACGATATCGAGTTAAACCGTAAAGTTCTTGCTGATTTAGCAATGAATCACCCAGAAGCTTTTGAAGCAGTAGTAAACAAAGTAAAATAA
- the rpmI gene encoding 50S ribosomal protein L35 codes for MPKMKTKSSAKKRFKLTGTGKIKRKHAFKSHILTKKSKKRKLALTHDTLVHKADEDNIKLQLRLK; via the coding sequence ATGCCTAAAATGAAAACAAAATCTAGTGCCAAGAAGCGTTTCAAGCTTACAGGTACTGGTAAAATCAAGAGAAAGCACGCTTTTAAAAGTCACATCCTGACAAAGAAAAGTAAGAAGCGTAAACTAGCTTTGACCCACGATACACTCGTGCACAAAGCAGATGAAGACAATATCAAGTTACAGTTGCGTCTTAAGTAA
- the infC gene encoding translation initiation factor IF-3 produces MNQKIRARKVRLVGEGVEPQIIDTRDALAKAQEMEMDLVEISPNADPPVAKIMDYKKFVYEQKKREKAMKANASKVVIKEIRFGPNTDDHDYEFKRKHAEKFLKEGAKLKAYVFFKGRSIIYKDQGEILLLRLAQDLEELGKVEQMPKMEGKRMNMFIAPKKK; encoded by the coding sequence ATCAACCAAAAGATACGAGCTAGAAAAGTACGCCTAGTAGGCGAAGGTGTTGAGCCACAAATTATCGACACCAGAGATGCACTTGCCAAAGCGCAAGAAATGGAGATGGATCTCGTTGAGATCTCGCCTAATGCAGATCCACCAGTGGCAAAGATCATGGACTACAAGAAATTTGTCTATGAGCAAAAGAAGCGCGAGAAAGCCATGAAGGCAAACGCTTCTAAAGTTGTGATCAAGGAAATACGCTTCGGGCCAAATACTGATGATCATGATTATGAATTCAAAAGAAAACATGCAGAGAAATTCTTGAAAGAAGGCGCTAAGCTCAAAGCTTATGTATTCTTTAAAGGACGATCCATCATCTATAAAGATCAAGGTGAGATTCTCTTATTGAGACTAGCGCAGGATCTTGAAGAATTAGGTAAAGTAGAGCAAATGCCAAAAATGGAAGGTAAACGTATGAATATGTTTATCGCGCCTAAGAAGAAGTAA
- the thrS gene encoding threonine--tRNA ligase, translating into MIKITLPDGSIKEFESGATPMDVAMSISHGLARNVISATFNGTKVETKTPLEEDGTLTLHTFSDKEGKEAFWHSSSHVMAQAVEELFPGSKLTIGPAIDNGFYYDIDFGDHQISESDIPAIEKKMIEIARGKHEFEMRSVSKADALSKYKEEGNQYKVELIENLTDGEITFCDHATFTDLCRGGHIPNTGIIKAVKVMSIAGAYWRGDENNTQLTRLYGISFPKQKDLKEYLELLEEAKKRDHRKLGKELQLFTFSQRVGQGLPLWLPKGAALRERLENFLKAAQKKAGYEMVMTPHIGSKELYETSGHYAKYGEDSFQPITTPSEDEEFLLKPMNCPHHCEIYKSIQWSYRDLPKRFAEFGTVYRYEQSGELHGLTRVRGFTQDDAHIFCTPDQLDDEFMKVIDLVLYVFGSLGFENFTAQVSIRDPKKPEKYIGDVENWEKAENAILRAAKAKGLDFVVEEGEAAFYGPKLDFMVKDALGRSWQLGTIQVDYNLPERFDLSYKGADNESHRPVMIHRAPFGSMERFIAILLEHTGGNFPLWLMPEQCIVLSLSEKYENYAKQIAETLENHEIRTLTDNRAETMGKKIREAEMNKLPYMLIVGEQEEKDGTVSVRKHGGDDLGTMTAAQFASMIKEEVASSIKTFEV; encoded by the coding sequence ATGATCAAAATCACCTTGCCAGACGGCAGTATTAAAGAATTTGAAAGCGGCGCCACTCCTATGGATGTCGCTATGAGCATCTCTCATGGACTTGCGCGCAATGTGATAAGCGCCACATTTAATGGCACTAAGGTCGAGACCAAAACACCGCTGGAAGAAGACGGCACACTCACGCTACATACTTTTAGTGATAAGGAAGGCAAAGAGGCGTTCTGGCACAGTTCATCGCACGTAATGGCACAAGCTGTTGAGGAACTTTTTCCTGGCTCTAAATTGACGATCGGGCCAGCCATTGATAATGGATTTTACTACGATATTGACTTTGGCGATCATCAGATTTCAGAATCTGATATTCCTGCCATTGAGAAAAAGATGATAGAGATCGCGCGTGGTAAGCATGAATTTGAAATGCGCAGTGTCTCAAAAGCTGATGCGCTCTCAAAATATAAAGAAGAAGGCAACCAGTATAAGGTAGAACTTATCGAGAACCTGACTGATGGTGAGATTACCTTTTGTGATCACGCAACATTTACAGATCTGTGTCGTGGTGGGCATATACCTAATACTGGTATTATTAAGGCTGTAAAAGTCATGAGCATTGCTGGTGCTTACTGGCGTGGTGATGAGAACAATACGCAATTGACTAGATTGTATGGTATTTCTTTCCCTAAGCAAAAAGACTTAAAAGAATACCTTGAATTGCTTGAAGAAGCAAAAAAGCGTGATCATAGAAAATTAGGTAAAGAGTTACAGCTTTTCACGTTCTCGCAGCGTGTAGGACAAGGCCTGCCATTATGGTTGCCTAAAGGTGCAGCACTGCGTGAGCGACTAGAGAATTTCCTAAAAGCCGCACAGAAAAAAGCTGGTTATGAAATGGTCATGACACCACATATAGGTTCTAAGGAATTATATGAAACCAGTGGTCATTATGCCAAATATGGAGAGGACAGCTTCCAGCCTATCACCACACCATCTGAAGATGAGGAGTTCTTGCTTAAACCAATGAATTGCCCACATCACTGTGAGATCTATAAAAGCATCCAGTGGTCCTACCGTGATTTACCTAAACGCTTTGCAGAATTTGGTACCGTTTATCGCTATGAGCAATCTGGTGAGTTGCATGGTCTAACTCGAGTACGTGGTTTCACTCAGGACGATGCGCATATATTCTGTACTCCAGACCAACTGGATGATGAATTCATGAAGGTTATTGACCTGGTGCTTTATGTTTTTGGATCTCTAGGTTTTGAGAACTTTACGGCGCAAGTGAGCATACGTGATCCTAAAAAGCCAGAGAAATATATAGGTGATGTAGAAAACTGGGAAAAGGCAGAAAACGCGATCTTGAGAGCTGCAAAAGCAAAAGGATTGGATTTTGTTGTCGAAGAAGGTGAGGCAGCTTTCTACGGTCCTAAACTTGACTTTATGGTCAAGGACGCTTTAGGTCGCAGCTGGCAGTTGGGAACGATTCAGGTAGACTACAATCTGCCAGAACGATTTGACCTGTCTTATAAAGGTGCTGACAATGAGTCACACAGGCCTGTGATGATTCACCGTGCGCCATTTGGTAGTATGGAGCGATTTATTGCGATATTACTGGAACACACTGGTGGTAATTTCCCATTGTGGTTAATGCCAGAGCAGTGTATCGTGCTGTCTTTGAGTGAGAAATATGAAAATTATGCTAAACAAATAGCAGAAACTCTTGAAAATCACGAAATTCGCACACTTACGGATAATCGAGCCGAGACCATGGGCAAGAAAATACGTGAGGCAGAAATGAACAAATTGCCATATATGCTCATCGTAGGTGAGCAAGAAGAAAAAGATGGCACTGTTTCTGTACGTAAACATGGTGGAGATGACCTAGGAACTATGACCGCTGCACAATTTGCCAGCATGATTAAAGAAGAAGTAGCCAGCTCTATCAAAACATTTGAAGTTTAA
- a CDS encoding BlaI/MecI/CopY family transcriptional regulator produces the protein MEKLTKKEEEVMQVLWDLEKAFVKEMVPHLDAGNHYNTVSTIVRKLVDKGFVGYEAFGKTHRYFPLVEKTAYRNTFVSNAMSNYFNNSYKNMVSFFAKEEKISAGELREILEMIESKEK, from the coding sequence ATGGAAAAATTAACCAAAAAAGAAGAAGAGGTCATGCAGGTCTTATGGGATCTGGAAAAGGCTTTTGTCAAGGAAATGGTGCCGCATCTGGATGCCGGCAATCACTACAATACGGTGAGTACGATCGTGCGCAAGCTTGTGGATAAGGGCTTTGTGGGCTATGAGGCTTTTGGCAAGACGCATCGCTATTTCCCACTGGTAGAAAAAACGGCTTACCGCAACACGTTTGTGAGTAATGCGATGAGTAACTACTTCAATAATTCCTACAAGAATATGGTGTCGTTTTTTGCTAAGGAAGAGAAGATCTCCGCAGGTGAATTGCGTGAGATCCTGGAAATGATTGAATCTAAAGAGAAATAG
- a CDS encoding M56 family metallopeptidase, whose product MEQLLEYLMKSAGVLAIFVLAYQLLLRRLTFFRSNRWFLLLGMVASIAVPFIEITQTVYVEQLAQPVFLPQNYDLQLMAAAAPQPEPWISMDEFLLVLYLSISLFFIGKMAVELLSLRRLILSGKMRRENGFVMVALSRKVTPFSFFNYICYYRKDKKKAGMDLIMDHEKVHARDWHSIDLLISHLYRAIFWINPLAWLLKRQIGENLEFIADATAKVQNETGVSYEHTLLSSAASHMQPALANNFFTPFIKKRIQMLQKETSKQWNAYKYALILPVLVLFLYSFNVVEKIEYIKKEKAVATALQNVDPLAFDITLNTTQAQLNEYAARINANTDYKIELVKSKDDDGTDRLRLKSAFGNEQLRENVSMILRGGELIILLASDDELQLNNAVSLETFIVNENGTSIKSDDRVVYGTFEATDTISKLIKHKIVNTTTKESLDDIKASLKKNHNVDFDYSRARYKSGKLTRLTVSLDDNDGTVIKQSFVDNDGIDSICITGVITDDEKSWSMGDCDAIGYTATTYSQSMFDPAMAFAMRDASKELDSLLNTLNISKINDTIHFEVEDYITLQEEMKRMNFDSIQQQAMEGLKEAQIEMQNMNWDSIQQQAMKGLKEAQIEMRNMNWDSIQELAKQNLKLAKLEFERMNWDSIQQVSKEQLKEARLKFRYFDMDSLRQTNKQRMKEARARMEESRAQMMKARKDFARLNTDSIREVNKQRMKESRERMEESRAQMLEARKNFRRLNMDSIREVNKQRMEEARERMEESRARFSKMNLDSLKKVNRKMVTSRWSIADPQDPMTIIATDDLPDPYTLYNGKSKPLFILDGKEAGEEEFRNINPQQIESVSVLKDENAISLYGDKGKNGVIIIVTKTLDSNNSFAITDFNDNAMQALERRLEQSGHTFKIRTLKRKNGKPRKIKFDLDDGSYTFDSDDGLKKMTIRFDDITGEPQVLFEKK is encoded by the coding sequence ATGGAGCAATTACTTGAATATTTGATGAAGTCGGCTGGCGTGCTCGCCATCTTTGTTTTGGCCTACCAGCTGCTGCTGCGCCGTCTCACGTTTTTCCGCAGTAATAGGTGGTTCTTGCTGTTGGGCATGGTAGCCAGCATCGCCGTTCCCTTTATTGAGATCACGCAAACCGTTTATGTAGAACAATTGGCGCAACCAGTGTTTTTACCTCAGAATTATGACCTGCAATTGATGGCTGCAGCCGCACCACAACCTGAGCCATGGATCTCGATGGATGAATTCTTGCTAGTGCTGTATCTATCCATAAGCTTGTTTTTTATAGGTAAAATGGCGGTTGAGTTGCTATCTCTGCGACGTTTGATTCTATCGGGTAAGATGCGAAGAGAGAATGGATTTGTGATGGTTGCGCTTTCGCGAAAGGTGACACCGTTTAGTTTTTTCAACTACATCTGTTATTACCGTAAGGACAAGAAAAAGGCTGGAATGGACCTGATCATGGATCATGAAAAAGTGCATGCGCGCGATTGGCATAGTATTGACCTGCTGATCTCACATCTGTATCGAGCTATTTTCTGGATCAATCCGCTAGCGTGGTTGCTCAAGCGACAAATAGGTGAGAATCTAGAATTCATCGCAGATGCCACTGCCAAGGTTCAAAATGAAACCGGCGTAAGCTATGAGCACACGCTGCTAAGTAGCGCGGCCAGCCACATGCAGCCAGCCCTAGCCAATAATTTTTTCACACCATTTATTAAAAAGCGAATTCAAATGTTACAAAAAGAAACCTCAAAACAGTGGAACGCCTACAAGTATGCGTTGATACTGCCAGTACTGGTCCTATTTCTCTACAGTTTTAATGTGGTAGAAAAGATTGAGTATATCAAAAAAGAAAAAGCAGTAGCGACAGCGCTGCAAAATGTTGACCCATTGGCATTTGACATCACCTTAAATACCACTCAGGCTCAATTGAATGAGTATGCAGCTAGAATCAATGCAAATACTGATTACAAAATCGAGTTAGTCAAGTCTAAAGATGATGATGGCACAGACCGATTGAGATTGAAATCGGCTTTTGGGAATGAGCAACTGCGTGAAAATGTGAGCATGATCTTGCGAGGTGGCGAGCTTATTATCTTGCTGGCTAGTGATGATGAGTTGCAATTGAATAACGCAGTCTCGTTAGAAACCTTTATTGTCAATGAGAATGGTACTTCTATCAAATCTGACGATCGAGTTGTTTATGGTACGTTTGAAGCAACGGATACCATTTCAAAACTAATAAAACACAAAATCGTCAACACGACGACAAAAGAAAGTCTTGATGACATAAAGGCATCGTTAAAGAAAAATCACAATGTGGATTTTGATTACAGCCGTGCACGATATAAAAGTGGTAAACTAACGAGATTGACAGTATCACTAGATGATAATGATGGTACAGTGATCAAACAATCCTTTGTAGATAATGATGGTATTGATAGCATTTGCATTACTGGTGTCATCACCGATGATGAAAAATCGTGGTCTATGGGTGACTGCGACGCTATTGGGTATACAGCAACAACATACTCCCAATCAATGTTTGATCCTGCAATGGCGTTTGCGATGAGAGACGCTTCTAAAGAGCTTGATTCATTGTTGAATACTTTAAATATTTCAAAGATCAACGATACCATACATTTTGAAGTTGAAGATTATATAACACTTCAAGAAGAAATGAAGCGCATGAACTTTGATAGCATACAGCAACAGGCCATGGAAGGATTGAAAGAGGCACAGATCGAGATGCAGAACATGAATTGGGATAGCATACAACAACAAGCCATGAAGGGATTGAAAGAAGCTCAAATTGAGATGCGAAACATGAATTGGGATAGCATCCAAGAGCTAGCCAAGCAAAATTTGAAACTGGCAAAGCTCGAATTTGAGCGCATGAATTGGGACAGCATCCAGCAAGTATCAAAAGAACAACTTAAAGAAGCTCGCCTTAAGTTCAGGTATTTTGATATGGACAGTTTGCGTCAAACTAACAAGCAGCGTATGAAAGAAGCTCGAGCAAGAATGGAGGAATCTCGTGCTCAAATGATGAAAGCACGTAAAGATTTTGCGCGCCTCAATACGGATAGCATCCGTGAGGTAAACAAGCAGCGCATGAAAGAATCGCGGGAAAGAATGGAAGAATCTCGTGCTCAAATGTTGGAAGCACGTAAAAACTTCAGGCGTCTTAACATGGACAGCATACGTGAGGTAAACAAGCAACGTATGGAAGAAGCTCGAGAAAGAATGGAAGAGTCTCGTGCTCGGTTTAGCAAAATGAATTTGGATAGTTTGAAGAAAGTAAATAGAAAAATGGTCACTTCACGATGGAGCATAGCCGATCCGCAGGATCCTATGACGATCATCGCAACTGATGACTTGCCTGATCCTTATACTCTCTATAATGGTAAGTCAAAACCATTATTCATTCTTGACGGCAAAGAGGCTGGAGAAGAAGAATTCAGAAATATCAATCCGCAACAAATTGAATCGGTAAGTGTACTGAAAGATGAGAATGCTATTAGCCTTTATGGTGATAAAGGTAAGAATGGAGTAATTATTATTGTGACTAAGACCTTAGATTCTAATAACTCATTCGCCATTACAGACTTTAATGATAATGCCATGCAAGCATTGGAGAGAAGATTGGAACAGTCAGGTCACACATTCAAAATAAGAACGCTCAAACGTAAAAATGGTAAACCAAGAAAAATCAAATTTGACCTTGATGATGGCAGTTACACTTTTGATTCTGATGATGGTTTAAAAAAAATGACCATCAGGTTTGACGATATCACAGGAGAACCACAAGTGTTATTTGAAAAGAAATAA
- a CDS encoding SsrA-binding protein gives MKKSIFKALSKVNKKLLPSYSKDHDFDLSKASKLQMALIGYKTWVTKNALD, from the coding sequence ATGAAAAAATCAATTTTCAAAGCACTATCCAAGGTCAACAAGAAACTGCTGCCTAGCTACAGCAAGGATCATGATTTTGATTTGTCCAAAGCTTCTAAGTTGCAAATGGCTCTCATAGGATACAAGACTTGGGTGACAAAAAACGCACTCGATTAG
- a CDS encoding helical backbone metal receptor — translation MISVKDQLNNLIELAQPAQRIVSLVPSQTELLFDLGLEDRIVGITRFCVHPARALETKTVVGGTKKVIQKRIKELQPDLIICNKEENTCEMVTRCQQIGPTYVSDIKTLQDSLYMIADIGKLTGTSDKATHLIKEISTAFDHLNSFKELRALYLIWKNPYMSIGHDTFIHDMMSHAGLDNVLIYQTRYPTLTIQQIVDLAPQVILFSSEPYNFKEVDMQDIVLAFAKADKSQPNCILVDGELFAWYGSRLLKSPGYFNDLRERLKV, via the coding sequence ATGATCTCTGTTAAAGATCAATTGAACAACCTTATCGAGCTAGCTCAGCCGGCTCAACGGATTGTTTCTCTAGTACCATCACAAACCGAATTACTTTTTGACCTAGGTCTTGAAGATCGCATTGTTGGAATAACGCGTTTTTGTGTTCATCCAGCGCGAGCGCTAGAAACCAAAACAGTGGTAGGCGGCACCAAGAAAGTGATCCAGAAAAGAATCAAAGAACTACAACCCGATCTCATTATCTGTAACAAGGAAGAAAACACCTGTGAGATGGTAACACGATGCCAGCAAATTGGACCAACCTATGTTTCTGATATCAAGACGTTGCAAGATTCTTTATACATGATCGCTGATATAGGCAAACTAACTGGAACTAGTGACAAAGCCACACACTTGATCAAAGAGATCTCGACTGCTTTTGACCACCTCAATTCATTCAAGGAATTGCGTGCGCTCTATCTCATCTGGAAAAATCCTTACATGAGTATTGGTCACGATACGTTTATCCACGACATGATGAGCCATGCGGGATTAGATAATGTGCTTATTTATCAAACGCGTTACCCAACATTGACCATTCAGCAAATTGTCGATCTAGCGCCACAGGTAATACTTTTCTCTAGTGAACCCTATAATTTTAAAGAAGTGGATATGCAGGATATCGTTTTAGCTTTCGCGAAAGCTGACAAATCACAACCCAACTGCATACTTGTTGATGGTGAGTTATTTGCATGGTACGGCAGTAGATTGTTGAAATCACCAGGTTATTTTAATGATTTGAGAGAAAGGCTTAAAGTCTAA